The sequence TTCATGAACAGCCACGAGGGCCGCTGGGTGAGGATCCTGGCCGAGACGACCTACGCCGAATTCAGCATGCAGAAACACAAGGTGCACCACACGGTGGTGTTTTTCGGCTCGGCCCAGATACCGGAGAAACAGACCGCCGCCGACGGGTTACAGAAGGCCCGCGAGCGCGCGGACCAGGGTCAGATCGAGCGCTGGGAGCGGATGCTCGACATTTCGCAGTACTACGATCAGGCGCGCGAGCTGGCCGCAAAGCTGACCGCCTGGTCCCTGGAGCAGGGCGTGCCGGGCGACCCGCAGCCGTTCGTGATCTGCACAGGCGGAGGGCCCTCGATCATGGAGGCGGGCAACCGCGGCGCGGCGGACGTGAACGGCAAATCCATCGGGCTGAACATCTTCCTGCCCCACGAGCAGTCCTCCAACCCCTATATCAGCCCGGAGCTGGATTTCCATTTCCACTACTTTTTCACCCGCAAGTTCCATTTCCTCTACCGGGCCAAGGCCCTGGTGGTGTTCCCGGGCGGTTACGGCAGCCTGGACGAGATGTTCGAGGTGCTCAACCTGATCAAAACCCGCAAGATAGTCAAGTCGATGGCCGTGGTGCTGTTCGGCAGCCGGTTCTGGAAACGGGTGATCGATTTTCAGTACATGGCCGACTGCGGGGTGATCCACCCGGATGACCTGGAAGCTTTCAGCTACGCGGACACGGTCGAGGAGGCGCTCAAGCGCCTGACCCGACACCTGCAGAAATACCTCAACCGGTGAGGCCGCCCCGGTCTGACAGCGGAGGGAATTAAACATGCGCTGCAAGCAGATCCTGAAGCAGACTCAGGGTGAGGTCGCCGAGGTGGAACTGGACGGGCTGCGCTGCAGCCGGGCCGGAATCTGCCGCCGCAAGGGCATTTGCGCGCTCTCGCCCTGGGCGCGTCCCGAACTGGTGCCGCTGGACGAGGAGAACGCCCCGGCCGGCACTGACAACGCCTCGGAGCTTGCCTGCCCCACCTCGTACGAGGTGCTCAAGTTCAAGTATTCACTGGGCTTCCACTGGGTGCGGATGGAGAATTTCGAGGAGGCGGTGCGCCTGATCGACAACCAGCCGGTGGAGGAGCAGCCGCGCATAATCCGACGTATCGAATATTTCAAGCTGCCGGAGTAGGCCGATGTCCGTGCGTGATCCGATGACCGCCAGGCTGCTGGCCGACAGGATGGTCGGCTCGTTTTTCGACGGGCTGAGCGAGGTCGAACGCCTGCAGATCGCTTTCGGCGGCGGGCGGGCCAGCCAGTCCACCGCGTTTTCGATGCTCGCCTACACCCTGAATGTGTACCTGGCCGAGCTTTCTTTGCCCGAGGAACAGGGGCGGGAGTTCTTCCAAGCGGCGATCCAGAAAAAAATCCAGCAACTGCGCCAGTCCGCCCGGCCCGAAAAAGCCTCCGGCGGCAGCGCCGCCACGGAGAGGGACGATGAAACGACGTGATTTCCTTTACGGCCTGCCCGCCGCGCTGGGCGCCGCAGCCCTGCTCGGCCGGGCCGGGAACGCCCAGGCGGCCTGGCTGTCGCATTTCGCCCTGGGGGCGATCAGCGACGAGATCGACCCGGACGTGGAGAAAGCCTTCACTTTCCTGCGCCAGTTCGGGCTGGGCTGGGTCGAGATACGGGATGTCTGGGGCGCCTATGTGACCGACATCGACAGCGCCACCCTGGAGCGGCTCAAGGGCGTGATCGACTCCAGCGGCCTCAGGGTCTCGGTGGTGGACACGGCCCTGTTCAAGACCACTCTGCCCGGCACGCACCCCGACCAGGGCCAGAGCGACCAGTACCCCTACGCGGTGCAGTTCGACCTGCTCAAGCGCGCGGTGGAAAAGGCCGTGGCCCTGCAGGCGC comes from bacterium and encodes:
- a CDS encoding LOG family protein, coding for MSDKLQAPPPKNMVPRDFLLSPEAHSIRSVADSLYPSYLRASLRRGDPAVIEPIPVLDEAFMNSHEGRWVRILAETTYAEFSMQKHKVHHTVVFFGSAQIPEKQTAADGLQKARERADQGQIERWERMLDISQYYDQARELAAKLTAWSLEQGVPGDPQPFVICTGGGPSIMEAGNRGAADVNGKSIGLNIFLPHEQSSNPYISPELDFHFHYFFTRKFHFLYRAKALVVFPGGYGSLDEMFEVLNLIKTRKIVKSMAVVLFGSRFWKRVIDFQYMADCGVIHPDDLEAFSYADTVEEALKRLTRHLQKYLNR